The DNA window CGGTTCATGCAGTGTTTCATGCGGCAGCATACAAACACGTTCCCATGCTCGAGAATCATGTGGCGCAAGCTCTGCGGAACAATGTCCTCGGGACCTGGAACTTAGCCCAGTCGGCGCTTTCCTTCAGAGTGCCGAAGTTTCTGATGGTTTCCTCTGATAAGGCCGTTCGGCCCACAAACGTCATGGGTGCGACCAAGCGGATTGCGGAGCTCATCGTCGGTGCTATGTCCAATGAGCACAGCCGATTCACCTCTGTGCGCTTTGGAAACGTACTTGGCAGCAATGGGAGTGTCATTCCCACATTCCAGCGGCAGCTGGAGAAGGGGGGGCCACTGACAGTGACCCATCCGGATGTGACCAGATATTTCATGTCAATTCCGGAAGCTGCAAACCTCGTTCTCCACGCGTTTACGATGGGCACTGGTTCCGAAATCTTCGTTTTGGAGATGGGGCGCCCGATGAAGATCGTCGATTTGGCAAAGCAGATGATTCGACTGTCGGGTCGGATGGAAGGAGAAGACGTTCAGATTCGCTTCATTGGATTGCGTCCTGGAGAAAAGATGTACGAGGAACTCTCGTTGGAGAATGAAAACGTCATGGCGACGACCCACGAGAAAATTCGAATCTACCGCAACGCTCCCTATCCGAAACAGGCAATGATGACCTGGATTGACGAGTTGCGTCTGCTTTTAGCAGACGAAGAGAAGGCGATCTGTGATCGCGATCTCCGCCTGCACATGCGGCGACTCGTGCCGGAGTGGCAGACGCCCTGTGGGGAATCCCTGAATGTGGGGTTAGATCAGTCTTCGAGCCTAAGCTCAGCACTCGTTGGCGAGCGAGGAAAATTCCGGGAAACAGCGCTCTCTGATTTACTGAGACCTTTGGAACACTTGCCCCATTGAGGGCGAGTTCACGAGACGAGGGTAGTGAAGCACGAGCGGACATGGTTCAGATGTCGCAACGTGTGGCGGAATGCCTTTGCCCGTTCGCTGGGCATTCGCTGATACAAGGAAGAGGCTCGTGTTGAGTCATAGCATGAGAAAGCCTTGCATAACAGGTCCTTATACGAAACTGAACCCTTGTTTCGTGATGGGCATGGTCCGAATGCGTTCGCCAGTAGCGGAGAACACCGCATTTGTAACTGCTGGGAGAATCGGCGGGAGGGCCGGTTCGCCGAGGCCCGTCGGCGGATTGTTGGTCTTGAGGAAATGAACCTCAACCGGGGGGGCCTGCGACATCTTCAGCCAAGGGTGTTGATGATAGTTGGATTGCACGACGCGCCCTTCCTTGAGTGTGATCTCTTGCATCATTTCGCTTAGGCCATCGATTACCGCTCCTTGCACCTGGCTTTCTGCTGCACTCGGATTGATGATCTGGCTACCGATGTCCCCCGCCACCCACACCTGATTGACCTTGAGTTTCTTGTTCGCGCTGACTGCGACCTCAGCTACTTCGGCAAAGTACCCGCGATGGCTATAGTGGAAAGCGATTCCGAGTGCGGTCCCTTTCGGCAGATTGCGCTTTCCCCAGCCGGACTTTTCCGCAGCGAGTTGGATGACGTCGCTCATGCGTGAAGGATTGAGGCCCATTGCCCGTGGGGCTCCGCGTCCTGCTTCCGGGGGCGCAGGCAGTGCCATCTTGAGGAGATCCAGACGGAACTGCACCGGATCTTTGCCGGCGGCGTGCGCGAGTTCGTCAAGGAAAGATTGCATCACCCACGCGATACTGTTCGAGCCCGGAGCCCGCAGTGCTCCAGTCTTCAACCCAAGAGGCATGGTCGATGCTTGAACCAAGAAGTTCTGGACATAACCTGCAGGAAGCTCGCCGGGGTTAAACCCGCCGTCGTGAACAAATGCGTTCTCTTCGCCGTAGGCGATGAAGTGGTCCTTCCAGGCTACGAGTTTCCCGCTGGGATCGATGGCGGCCTTGAGATACTGAAATCCACCGCAGCGATAATAGTCATGCCGGATATCGTCCTCACGGCTCCAGACCAGCTTGACGGGAGCGCCAACGGTCTTCGAGATCCAGGCCGCTTCGCACATGGAATCGTTGTAGGCCCGACGTCCGAATCCTCCGCCCCCACGCACCATGTGTAGCGTAATCTCTGCTTCGGGAATCCCGAGCAGGCGGGAAACTGCTGTGCGTCCGGGCGCTGGAAACTGGCTGGTTGACCAGATTTCCATTTTCCCTTCCTTGTAGTGCGCCGTGCAGTTTTGTGGCTCCATGGTGCCGTGTGCGATGAAGGGAAAGACGTAGGGCGCTTCCACTACTTTCACGTCGTCACGCTGAAAGACTGCTTCGGCGTTGCCATCATTGCGCAGCGTCCGCGCTGCGGATTGTTTGGATAACTCTTCGGCCCTCTTGGCGTTGGCGTCGCTGTCTTGCGTCGCCCATTTGCCGAAGTCCCATTTCACTTGCAGCTTTCGTCTGGCAGATTGGGCGGCCCACCAACTGTCAGCTACGATCGCCACGCCGGCTTCAAAGCCCGGTCCTTCGAAGAGATAGTTCGGATAGCTACTCGAAGACGGGATCCCATCGACGAGGAAAGCGTGCTTGACGCCCTTCATCGCGCGGATTGCGTCGAGATTCGCGCTGACCACTTTCCCACCCAGGACCGGTGTCTTCTCGAACGTCGCGTACAGCATGCCAGGCACGGTCACATCGATCCCAAAGATCGGCTTTCCAGTTACGATCGCTCTGGTTTCTACGCCGGGCGTGCTTGTGCCGATGATCGTGTAATTCTTCGGATCCTTGAGCGGAAGAGATGCAAACGCCGGGACAGGCATTGTGACGGCCTTTGCGGCGAGTTCCCCGTAGCCGGAGGAGCGGCCAGAAGCGCGGTGGTGCACAATGCCAGAAGCCGTGGAGCACTCTTCTGCAGTGACGCCCCATGTTTGCGCCGCCGCCGCGACCAGCATGTGCCGCATCGACGCGCCGATCCGGCGCATCGGCTCCCACTGGGTTGGCGTGGCGGAACTTCCGCCAGTGATCTGCCCGCCGTACTTCGGCGCGACACCCGAGCGCACAATCCGAACTGCCTTCCAGTCCACATCGAGCTCTTCAGCGATCAGCATCGGCAGCAGGTTTAAGGTGCCTTGTCCCAACTCCTGATTCGTCGCAACGAGAGTCGCCGTTCCATCGGGGGCAATGCTTACAAAGTCCACGGGTGACAGCGTCTGGCTCGCCCCCCTCGGACTTTGACCCTTCAGTTCTTTGGGGTACAGGCCGAGCATGAAGCCACCCCCGGCAATCGCGGAGGCGCGCAAGAGAAAACGTCGGTTCATCTTCATATGGGCTCCTAGCGCTTCGTCGCGCTCGTGCTCAATTCTGCCGCTTTGTGCACGGCTGCGCGAATTCTCTGATAGGTGCCACAACGGCACAGATTGCCATTCATTGCGGAGTCGATTTGCACATCCGTAGGGTTCGGAGTCTTGGCTAATAATGCGCACGCCGTCATGATCTGGCCGGCTTGGCAGTAACCGCATTGCGGGACATCGATTGCTTCCCACGCCTGCTGCACCGGATGCGTTCCATTGGAGGAAATGCCCTCGATCGTCGTGATCACTTTGCCTGCCCCGTCCGATGCCTTCGTCACGCAGGATCGAGTTGGTTCGCCATTGATGTGGATGGTGCAAGCGCCGCAGAGGCCCATGCCGCACCCGAATTTGGTGCCCTTGAGATTCAGCTCATCCCGAAGCAGCCAAAGCAATGGCATCTCGGGATCGCCGTCAAATCGTTGTGTTTTTCCATTAATTGTCAGCGTGATCATTGCGCTCCTCTTGCTTGGGATGTCTGTTCAAATTACGACCGGTGAAGTGCCGGGACGAGTCAGCCCTTGAGTTTCCAATGCTCGGAACCAGACGATAGCGAACTGAGGTTTCATCATCACTCCCCTGGGGCTACAATTCTTGGCGGGTGGGCCGGAACAAGATCTCGTTGATGTCCACCGCTTCCGGCTGCTTCATCGCGTAACTGCAGTACGAAGGACTCCGATCATCTCCTGTCTGTCCTGCGGCGAGCCGTATCCGAAGCTCATTAGCTCATTCCCATGCAGCCGAGTCCGAGCGCTGAGACTTCCAGGCTGCTCTTTCCGAGAATCCGCTTGGGCATATCGGGTACTGTCACAGCTTCAGAGTAAGTTTCTATCTTCTGGAGGCGTTACCCCAATCCTCTCTAGTTTTTGCCTAATTCTCTCGATTGCTGGCGTCTCTCTGTTCTTGATCTCCAGGGAGACGCTATCCTGCAAGAGAGCAGGACGGCATGAAGAACCAGAAAACAGATGCCTTGCGAGTTGCAGAACAGGTGGCTGCGCGCCGCTGTGAGCTCGCTCAAAAAATTTCTCAACACATGGGATCGGCAGAGAAAATGACAACCGTCGTCCCGGGTCTGACCTTGCACCAGCGGA is part of the Bryobacter aggregatus MPL3 genome and encodes:
- a CDS encoding (2Fe-2S)-binding protein, whose protein sequence is MITLTINGKTQRFDGDPEMPLLWLLRDELNLKGTKFGCGMGLCGACTIHINGEPTRSCVTKASDGAGKVITTIEGISSNGTHPVQQAWEAIDVPQCGYCQAGQIMTACALLAKTPNPTDVQIDSAMNGNLCRCGTYQRIRAAVHKAAELSTSATKR
- a CDS encoding xanthine dehydrogenase family protein molybdopterin-binding subunit, producing MNRRFLLRASAIAGGGFMLGLYPKELKGQSPRGASQTLSPVDFVSIAPDGTATLVATNQELGQGTLNLLPMLIAEELDVDWKAVRIVRSGVAPKYGGQITGGSSATPTQWEPMRRIGASMRHMLVAAAAQTWGVTAEECSTASGIVHHRASGRSSGYGELAAKAVTMPVPAFASLPLKDPKNYTIIGTSTPGVETRAIVTGKPIFGIDVTVPGMLYATFEKTPVLGGKVVSANLDAIRAMKGVKHAFLVDGIPSSSSYPNYLFEGPGFEAGVAIVADSWWAAQSARRKLQVKWDFGKWATQDSDANAKRAEELSKQSAARTLRNDGNAEAVFQRDDVKVVEAPYVFPFIAHGTMEPQNCTAHYKEGKMEIWSTSQFPAPGRTAVSRLLGIPEAEITLHMVRGGGGFGRRAYNDSMCEAAWISKTVGAPVKLVWSREDDIRHDYYRCGGFQYLKAAIDPSGKLVAWKDHFIAYGEENAFVHDGGFNPGELPAGYVQNFLVQASTMPLGLKTGALRAPGSNSIAWVMQSFLDELAHAAGKDPVQFRLDLLKMALPAPPEAGRGAPRAMGLNPSRMSDVIQLAAEKSGWGKRNLPKGTALGIAFHYSHRGYFAEVAEVAVSANKKLKVNQVWVAGDIGSQIINPSAAESQVQGAVIDGLSEMMQEITLKEGRVVQSNYHQHPWLKMSQAPPVEVHFLKTNNPPTGLGEPALPPILPAVTNAVFSATGERIRTMPITKQGFSFV